The DNA sequence CCCTGCAAAATGGGTGACAATGCCCGCCACTTGTGGCTCGGCGAAGGGGGCTACTATAGCTGAGAACCGTTCTTGACTTAAGGCCCCAGGTGCAATGAAACGAACTGCATTCTTCATATCCGACGGTACCGGCATCACGGCCGAAACACTTGGCCAGAGCCTGCTGGCACAGTTCGAAAACATCAGCTTCACCAAGCTGACTCGGCCATACATAGATACCGCCGACAAAGCGCGGCTGATGGTACAGCAAATCAATAAAGCGGCGGAAAGCGACGGCGCGCGCCCGATCATATTCGATACGCTGGTGAACCAGGAGATTCGCGACATCCTGGCCGAGTCCAATGGCTTCATGATCGACATCTTTTCGTCTTTCCTTGCTCCGCTGGAACATGAACTGATGTCACGTTCTTCCTATTCGGTCGGCAAATCCCATTCGATCAGCCATAACGCCAACTACATGGAGCGAATCGACGCGGTCAATTTCGCTCTGGATAACGATGACGGCGCCCGTACCCATTACTACGACAAAGCGGACCTGATTCTGGTTGGCGTCTCTCGGTGTGGCAAAACCCCGACCTGCCTGTATATGGCAATGCAGTACGGCATCCGGGCAGCCAACTACCCGCTGACCGAAGACGACATGGAGCGCCTGCAACTACCGACCGCTTTGAAAACTCACCGGGACAAGCTTTTCGGCCTGACCATCGACCCGGACCGCCTCACCGCCATTCGCAACGAACGCAAACCCAACAGCCGCTATGCGAGTTTCGCTCAGTGCGAATTCGAAGTACGCGAGGTGGAAAACCTGTTCCGCCGCGAGAACATCAATTACATCAATTCCACGCATTTCTCCGTTGAAGAAATATCCGCCAAGATCCTGGTGGAAAAAGGCGTCGAGCGCAGACTGAAATAAGCACCGCTTCGCTAGACAACAAAAAGCCTGATAGGTGCAACCGATAGCGGTTTTTTGAGTGATTCCTTCTGGAAGCAAAAA is a window from the Pseudomonas sp. MTM4 genome containing:
- a CDS encoding pyruvate, water dikinase regulatory protein, producing the protein MKRTAFFISDGTGITAETLGQSLLAQFENISFTKLTRPYIDTADKARLMVQQINKAAESDGARPIIFDTLVNQEIRDILAESNGFMIDIFSSFLAPLEHELMSRSSYSVGKSHSISHNANYMERIDAVNFALDNDDGARTHYYDKADLILVGVSRCGKTPTCLYMAMQYGIRAANYPLTEDDMERLQLPTALKTHRDKLFGLTIDPDRLTAIRNERKPNSRYASFAQCEFEVREVENLFRRENINYINSTHFSVEEISAKILVEKGVERRLK